Proteins encoded together in one Acidobacteriota bacterium window:
- a CDS encoding aminotransferase class V-fold PLP-dependent enzyme codes for MSLWNLDFKIATEPGEFEQIHRLNYQTFVEEIPQHPPNESRMLVDKFHEKNTYFICLNDARLVGMLAMCDERPFSLDQKLDDLDTYLPAGCSVCEFRLLAVAPDYRHTSVFAGLFKLAAKQCIKRGRNLGIISGTTRQVKLYRRMGFTPFGPLVGADGAKFQPMYVTLDRISETLESVENDRRRRLVSFLPGPVNIRQDVRDCFATPAESHRSAKFMKMMAETKELLCRVTRASRVEITVGSGTLANDMVGAQIRLLESRGLLLTNGEFGARLIDHAERHGLAFDTLSAEWGKPYDYDGIDAHLGAHPEIRWMWSTHCETSTGVLNDLARLSGIAERHDVRLCMDCTSSLGVVPLDFSRLWLASSVSGKGLGAFPGLSMVFCNHEIHSDRRIPRYLDLGYYTANEGVPFTHSSNLMSALNSAVRHMLSNPPYEVIQRRNQRLREELFRLGFDVMSPPEYSSPAVISIIVPPPASSMAIGEDLERQGHLLSYRSAYLQQRNIIQICLMGENDDEHFQDMLYSLIRVAAKHHVKH; via the coding sequence AACTACCAGACCTTCGTGGAGGAAATCCCCCAGCACCCCCCCAACGAAAGCCGCATGCTGGTGGACAAGTTCCACGAGAAGAACACGTACTTCATCTGCCTGAACGATGCCCGGCTCGTCGGGATGCTGGCCATGTGCGACGAGCGCCCTTTCTCTCTCGACCAGAAACTGGACGACCTTGACACGTACCTCCCCGCCGGCTGCTCGGTGTGCGAGTTCCGCCTGCTCGCCGTCGCCCCGGACTACCGGCACACCTCGGTGTTCGCGGGGCTCTTCAAGTTGGCCGCCAAGCAGTGCATCAAGCGCGGGCGAAACCTCGGCATCATCTCGGGCACGACCCGGCAGGTCAAGCTTTACCGGCGGATGGGATTCACCCCCTTCGGGCCGCTGGTCGGGGCGGACGGCGCCAAGTTCCAGCCCATGTACGTCACCCTGGACCGGATCTCGGAGACCCTGGAAAGCGTGGAGAACGACCGCCGGCGGAGGCTGGTGAGCTTTCTGCCCGGTCCCGTCAACATCCGCCAGGACGTCCGGGATTGTTTCGCCACGCCGGCCGAGTCCCACCGGTCCGCCAAGTTCATGAAAATGATGGCCGAGACCAAGGAACTCCTCTGCCGGGTCACCCGGGCTTCCCGGGTGGAGATCACCGTGGGGAGCGGGACCCTGGCCAACGACATGGTCGGCGCCCAGATCCGGCTCCTCGAAAGCCGCGGCCTGCTGCTGACCAACGGGGAGTTCGGCGCCCGCCTGATCGACCATGCCGAGCGTCACGGCCTGGCATTCGACACCCTGTCGGCCGAGTGGGGGAAACCCTACGACTACGATGGCATCGACGCCCACCTGGGGGCCCACCCCGAGATCCGGTGGATGTGGAGCACCCACTGCGAGACGTCCACCGGGGTGCTCAACGATCTGGCCCGGTTGTCGGGGATTGCCGAGCGCCACGACGTCAGGCTCTGCATGGACTGCACCAGTTCCCTCGGCGTGGTCCCCCTGGACTTCAGCCGGCTGTGGCTGGCCTCCAGCGTCTCCGGCAAGGGCCTCGGGGCGTTCCCTGGCCTCTCCATGGTCTTCTGCAACCACGAGATTCACAGCGACCGACGGATCCCCCGCTACCTGGACCTCGGGTACTACACGGCCAACGAGGGGGTCCCCTTCACCCACTCCTCGAACCTGATGTCGGCCCTGAACTCGGCGGTTCGCCACATGCTCTCCAACCCGCCCTACGAGGTCATCCAGCGCCGGAACCAGCGGCTGAGGGAGGAGCTTTTCCGCCTCGGCTTCGACGTCATGTCACCGCCCGAGTACTCGTCCCCCGCCGTGATCAGCATCATCGTCCCCCCGCCGGCGTCGTCCATGGCCATCGGCGAAGACCTGGAGCGCCAGGGGCATCTCCTGAGCTACCGGAGCGCCTACCTCCAGCAGCGCAACATCATCCAGATCTGCCTGATGGGGGAGAACGACGACGAGCACTTCCAGGATATGCTCTACTCCCTGATCCGGGTCGCCGCGAAACATCACGTGAAGCATTGA
- a CDS encoding PHP domain-containing protein translates to MKELEGCVDLHLHTTRSDGTMTPAEVVQYARMKGLRAIAITDHDTVGGNEEAIAEGRRLGVEVIPGVELSIAFQPGEFHLLGYFIDYESRELQRSLGSLREHRRMRNPQIVQKLAQMGIALNLQDIQRVSPNENVGRPHIAAAMVEAGYVQSVQEAFDRYLKKDGPAYVPKEYLTPEQGIAMIHRHGGIPVLAHPHTLEIGTLEKIGGILERLCTYGLMGIEVWYSGNSPRKSAIYKSLATRHGLCMTGGSDFHGDVKPGIELGTGRGRLKLSYSIVVELKKRLPDTHPLFERPFRRLWELLHI, encoded by the coding sequence TTGAAGGAACTCGAAGGCTGCGTCGATCTGCACTTGCACACCACCCGGTCCGACGGCACCATGACGCCGGCCGAGGTGGTCCAGTACGCCCGGATGAAAGGCCTGCGCGCCATCGCCATCACCGACCACGACACGGTCGGCGGGAACGAGGAAGCGATTGCGGAAGGCCGCAGGCTGGGGGTCGAGGTCATCCCCGGGGTCGAACTGAGCATCGCTTTCCAGCCCGGCGAGTTCCACCTGCTGGGTTACTTCATCGATTACGAGAGCCGGGAGCTGCAGCGGTCCCTGGGCAGCCTCCGTGAACACCGGCGGATGCGGAACCCCCAGATCGTCCAGAAGCTGGCGCAGATGGGAATCGCCCTGAACCTGCAGGACATCCAGCGGGTGTCCCCCAACGAGAACGTGGGGAGGCCTCACATCGCCGCCGCCATGGTGGAAGCCGGGTACGTCCAGTCGGTCCAGGAGGCGTTTGACCGCTACCTCAAGAAGGACGGCCCGGCGTACGTCCCCAAGGAGTACCTCACCCCCGAGCAGGGGATCGCCATGATCCACCGGCACGGGGGCATCCCCGTCCTGGCCCACCCCCACACGCTGGAAATCGGGACCCTGGAGAAGATCGGCGGCATCCTCGAGCGCCTCTGCACCTACGGCCTGATGGGGATCGAGGTGTGGTACAGCGGGAACTCCCCCCGCAAGTCCGCCATCTACAAGAGCCTGGCGACCCGTCACGGCCTCTGCATGACCGGCGGGAGCGATTTCCACGGCGACGTCAAGCCGGGCATCGAACTCGGGACGGGCCGCGGACGCCTGAAGCTCTCCTATTCCATCGTGGTCGAATTGAAAAAGCGGCTCCCCGACACCCACCCCCTCTTCGAGAGACCGTTCCGGCGCCTGTGGGAACTGCTGCACATCTGA